The region GCTTCGGCGACTGCGTCGAGGGTCGCCCCGGCCTCGGTGCGCAGGTCACGCAGTGCCCTGCCGAGCTGGCGTCGGGGCACCGTCGAGCCCATGTCATCGGCCACCCGGCTCTCCTTCCTGTTGAGTTTTGCAACATCCCGACAGCCGTTGTGCAACAGGGGAATGTTGCCCACAAATACCGGAACAGTGTGATTGGACATTCATTGCAATGGTGTCTCTGACCTTACAAGATGGTCCCGACAGCGGCGATGGACGCGCAATTCCCACGCCAATGGACGTCGAACAATTGCGAGGAAGGGTGGTGCTGCTTCGTGCGCGCGTTTCTCCGTCAACTCCGGGCCGAGCCACCCCGGCCGGCGTTCTACCGGGCGGCCAACTACGTACCCCTGAAGCCCTGGCAGGTCCGCGACCGCAGCTTCACCCGACGTGGCCGCCGTGGGGTGGACGCCGTGGAGGTCGCCGAGTTCCTCGACCGCGTCGCTCATGATCTGGCCGAGGTGTACGCAGCGTTGGGCAGCAGCCGGAGGGAGACCGAGCGGATAAAGGACGCGTTGAAGTGCTGGCAGTCCCAGCGGGCCCGCGAGGATCTGGCGGCCCGCCGGTGAGCGCCCGCTGGGTGGCGCACCTGCCGTTCACCGCCGCCGATCTGCCGGCTGCCCAACACTTCGCAGGCACCCTGGCCCGCTCGCTGAGCTTCCTGTCCGAGGTGGACGCTGGGGAAACCACGGTGTCCGCCGAGGACGCGCAGGGCGTACGCCATCGGGTCTTCTGCGACCTGCCGCTCGACGGCAGCCGGCGGTGCGTGCGGCGGGTTGAGCACGACGGTGACTGCGCCTCCCGGCGGTGTCGGTGACCGCCGCACCCGTCGTGACCTGCCCCGACTGCGACGGGTTGACCTTCACCCTGGACCCGTGCCGGTGCACCGCCTACGGGGACCGATTTCTCGCCGATGCCGACACCGACGTGCTCGGGCCGCGCCGGGAGGCGTACCGAAGCTGCGAGCAGTGCCGCGGCACGGGCCGCGTCGCGTACCCCTGTTATCGCTGCGGCCGGCGCGGCCGGCGGCGGGCGCAGCTCGTGGTCTCCGTCGCCAACCTGGACACCGGCGCGGTCGCGTCCCATCAGGTGGTGCCCGGCGGCCTCCACCCCCACCGCGACCCGACGGGCCGCTGGTTGGTCGACCTTGTCCTCCGGGTACGCGAGCTCGCCGCCATCGTGGGCGCGGTCGTGGACGAGGCCGACGTGCCCTCGCTGTGGCTGGACCGGCAGTGGCGACCCGACCTTCCCGAGGCGCTGCGGCACGAGTTGGAGGCCCACGCCCTCCTCCGGGCAGACCACGTCGCCTGGCGGCTGGTGCTGGGCCGATCCACCGCCGCGCCCACCGTCGACCCGGCCGCCCGGCTGACCCGGCTCTGCGCGGTGGCCGACCTGCTGCTGCTCGACCTGGTCGTCGAGGCCCGCCGGCACGGCGGGGGGTTCGGTTGGGCCGTCCGGTACGAGGTGCCCGGCAGCCCGGTGCCCTCCGGCTTGCCCGGCTGGTGTCGAGACCTCCCGGAAGCGCTGACCAGCACCGACGTGGCCGGCGCGCTCACCGGTCTTGCCGAGCGCGGCATGGCCGCCGCCGCCCGACTGCTCCGCCCCGACTCGCCGCGCCCACCCGCTGCCCCGGCCGTGGACGTCGACCAACTCGAACGAAGCGTCCTCGCTGACTGCGTCGACCTGGCCGGCGGCGAGTTGCCCGGCGCGCAGGCCCTGTGGCGCGACGGCCGCTGGTGGCACACGAGTCTGCACGCTGGCGAACCTGTGGAGACCCTCGCGGAGCAGCCCACCGGCCAGGTCGTCCGCAGTGCGCGGGTGCCGGTAAGCCGCGGCTACGAACCACCCGACCCGTCCTGGCTGGGTGAACCCGCCTGCTGGCGGCCCTGCCCGGACTGCCGACCACACAGCCGAATACGCGCCTGCGACTGCCGGCTCGGCGGTCGCGCGGCTGACACCGACTGCCCGCACTGCTGCGGCGCCGGCCTGCGCCCATCCGCGCTGCGCTGCTTCACGTGCGGCGATACCCGGCGTCTGCACCAGACCGTGCTGGTCACCGTCACCGACCTGCGGCACCGGGTGGTGCACCTGGCCTGGCAAACCGGTACGCCCGAAGTCACTCCGCTGGTCACCACCCAACCGGGCGGCAAACCCGTCGTGCAGTTTCCGGACCGCTACCGGCTCGGATCCTGGGCCGCCCTTCTCGGCGCGCGACCCGAAGACCTCGCCGACGCTGACGGCGGGCACGAGATCGACCGATACCTACGCGACGGGTACGTCACCCTGCCCTGGGCCGGGGCCGACCCGGTGCGGGAATACGTACGCCAGGCTGGCCGGGGCACGGCGGCCGGCCGGCTGATCGTGGTGGCGGCACGTCCGGACGCACCGCCGCTGCCAGAGTTGCTGCGACTCGCCCTCGGCCTCGACCTGGCGCTCGTGGTGGCCGTGTGCGACCTGCGGCACAACACGGGTGACCCGTTGCTCACCGACGGAGTGCGCTGGTCGGTGCAGGTGCAGCCGCTCGACGCCCCCGTCCGCCCCGACGACTTTCCGCACCGACCGAGCCTGGCCGCCGCGCTCGCCTGGTGCGGCGAGTGTCTGACCGACGCCGTCGCCAGGGCCGCCCCGACCGACCCGACAGCGCCGATACCTGTGCCCCGTTCTGGACCGCGCGACGTCGCCGACCCCGAGCCGGAACTGTGGCACCTGGCCGCCCGGCACGCCGGGCAGGTGGTCACCGTGCGCTTCACCCGCGCCGGTTGCACGGTGCACCGTCACGACGAGGACGGCGTACGCCTCCTCGCCCAAGCCCTCGACCTGCGCGATCTTCGGTTGACCTGAGGGCTGAGGGAACATATGTTCGATCGTGTGGGGCGAAGTGATGTCCGCCGGGCTTCTCTGCCGGCTCCGCGTGGCCGGTGGGCCGGGCGGCCGGGAGTTGCCTCTACGATCAGGGGCATGGACCGGGTGACGGTGGAGCGGGCGGCGCTGATTGCGCTGCTGCGGCAGCCGGACCTCGGCTGGTCTGATGCCGTGCACGACATTCAGGAGGTCGGCACCGCGCTGGCAGTCCTGCGCCGGGTCGTCGGGCAGACCGACACGCTCTTTCCCGACACCCGCTCCGTCGACTCGCTGATCGAGGCCGCGGCCGGCGAACTCGCCGGCTGGCGGGCTGAGGGCATTACAGTGCGGGCCTTCTTCGACGACGACTACCCCGCCCAGCTGCGTGACATCCGCGAGATGCCACCAGTGCTCTTCGCCCGAGGTGAGTCGCGCCCCGACGCTCGGGCCATCGCAGTGGTCGGCAGCCGCGAGGCGAGCGATCGAGGCGTCGAGATCGCCAGCTCGGTATCAGAATCACTTGCCCGCCGTGGTGTGACGGTCGTCAGCGGTCTGGCGAAAGGGATCGACACCGCAGCCCACCTGGCGGCACTCGCGGCAGGGGGACGCACGGTCGCGGTCATCGGGACCGGGATTCGTCACCACTACCCGACGGTCAACCGCGCGCTCCAGGAGCACATCGCAAAGGTCGGATTGGTGCTCAGCCAGTTTTGGCCCGATGCCGCCCCCACAAAGCAGAGCTTCCCAATGCGAAACGCGGTGATGAGCGGCTACGCCGCGGCCACCGTGGTCATCGAAGCCGGCGAACGCAGTGGAGCCCGGATCCAGGCGCGGCTAGCTCTTCAGCACGGTCGGCCCGTGGTGCTCACCAGTCAGGTGATGCGGCACGACTGGGCACGCGCCTTCGCCGCGCGGCCCGGCGTCCACGTCGCGCACGGGACCATGGACCTGGTGGAGGCGGTCGACGCCATTCTCGACCGTTCACCGGCTGCGGCCGAGTTGGAGGGCTTTCCTGACTTCGCCAGCCTCTGACCCGTGGGCCAGGGTCCGGGAGTACGTCGAGACCCAGCGGAACTTCCTTCGAAATCCCCTGCCTGCCCTCCCCTGGATCTGCCCGACGTGTCGCGGTGTCCGCACTCCCGGGTTCGACTACTGCTATCCCTGTCAGGAACACCAGACGGCGTCTGGTGGCCTGCTCGCCGACGTGGTCGTTCCTATCGCTTACTCGCCGCGTACCGGTCAGCATCATCACCACCTGCGCTTGTACAAGGCCAAGCCGGGGTCGGCCCAGGCTAGGTGGAATCTGCTCGCACTGCTGCTGCTGTTCCTG is a window of Micromonospora sp. WMMD961 DNA encoding:
- a CDS encoding DivIVA domain-containing protein, whose translation is MRAFLRQLRAEPPRPAFYRAANYVPLKPWQVRDRSFTRRGRRGVDAVEVAEFLDRVAHDLAEVYAALGSSRRETERIKDALKCWQSQRAREDLAARR
- a CDS encoding DNA-processing protein DprA, translated to MDRVTVERAALIALLRQPDLGWSDAVHDIQEVGTALAVLRRVVGQTDTLFPDTRSVDSLIEAAAGELAGWRAEGITVRAFFDDDYPAQLRDIREMPPVLFARGESRPDARAIAVVGSREASDRGVEIASSVSESLARRGVTVVSGLAKGIDTAAHLAALAAGGRTVAVIGTGIRHHYPTVNRALQEHIAKVGLVLSQFWPDAAPTKQSFPMRNAVMSGYAAATVVIEAGERSGARIQARLALQHGRPVVLTSQVMRHDWARAFAARPGVHVAHGTMDLVEAVDAILDRSPAAAELEGFPDFASL